One genomic region from Amia ocellicauda isolate fAmiCal2 chromosome 4, fAmiCal2.hap1, whole genome shotgun sequence encodes:
- the apba2b gene encoding amyloid-beta A4 precursor protein-binding family A member 2 isoform X4, which yields MAHRKRQGTTSGMAEPRARPLPAAIPPLEPEEEPELEELREPGVQEGPGVVQHSFHIEDPELKDSRPPTPEPPDQDCQDQSGDGDSSSDYVNNTSEEEDYDEGLPEEDEGVTYYIRYCPEDDSYLEGMDCNDRDYIPHPEAPGDTDECQEAVEEWAESEGQCLSLEADRDDEQAYEEHLEQPLDDHAIPAASLQPPLLGEEEEEDVEEEEEDEDDEGEESEEYCPAEEPYPQDYYAPEANGNSVRASPYRTRKGGDGEGGEDQEEDIDQIVAEIKMSMSMGSLSSATDPSPEEPGVDGVPKDFQDAAVKADPAPCAGNRHEGRPKSLNIPTSTRHNAEVQRGFKVRARTPEERQKWAQEQVSSNAEQPRKQQRSDLNGPAENNNIPEQTKKTASFPSFVDVPGPCEPEDLIDGIIFAANYLGSTQLLSERNPSKNIRMMQAQEAVSRVKSPEGDAQTLTEVDLFISTQRIKVLNADTQETMMDNALRTISYIADIGNIVVLMARRRMPRSASQDCIETTPGTQEGKKQYKMICHVFESEDAQLIAQSIGQAFSVAYQEFLRANGINPEDLSQKEYSDIINTQEMYNDDLIHFSNSENCKELQLEKVKGEILGVVIVESGWGSILPTVILANMMNGGPAARSGKLSIGDQIMSINGTSLVGLPLATCQGIIKGLKNQTQVKLNIVSCPPVTTVLIKRPDLKYQLGFSVQNGIICSLMRGGIAERGGVRVGHRIIEINGQSVVATAHEKIVQALSNSVGEIHMKTMPAAMFRLLTGQETPMYI from the exons ATGGCGCACAGAAAAAGGCAAGGGACAACCAGCGGCATGGCGGAGCCCAGAGCACGCCCTCTGCCTGCAGCCATCCCCCCCCTGGAGCCAGAGGAGGAACCTGAGCTGGAGGAGCTGAGGGAGCCGGGGGTCCAGGAGGGGCCGGGAGTGGTGCAGCACTCGTTTCACATCGAGGACCCTGAACTGAAGGACAGCCGCCCACCCACCCCCGAGCCCCCGGACCAGGACTGCCAGGACCAGAGTGGAGATGGTGACTCCAGCTCGGACTATGTGAACAACACATCAGAGGAGGAGGACTACGATGAGGGGCTGCCGGAGGAGGACGAAGGCGTCACCTACTACATCCGCTACTGCCCGGAGGATGACAGCTACCTGGAGGGCATGGACTGTAATGACAGGGACTACATCCCGCACCCTGAGGCTCCAGGTGACACAGACGAGTGCCAGGAGGCTGTGGAGGAGTGGGCTGAGTCCGAGGGGCAGTGTCTGTCCCTGGAGGCAGACAGGGATGATGAGCAGGCCTACGAGGAGCACCTGGAGCAGCCCCTGGATGACCATGCCATCCCTGCCGCCTCCCTGCAGCCTCCGCTcctgggagaggaagaggaggaggatgtagaagaggaggaggaagatgagGATGATGAAGGAGAGGAGAGCGAGGAGTACTGCCCTGCTGAGGAGCCGTACCCTCAGGACTATTACGCCCCAGAGGCCAATGGGAATTCGGTCAGGGCGTCCCCTTACCGGACCCGCAAGGGGGGCGATGGGGAGGGCGGTGAGGACCAGGAGGAGGACATTGACCAGATTGTGGCCGAAATCAAGATGAGCATGAGTATGGGCAGCCTGAGCAGCGCCACCGACCCGAGCCCCGAGGAGCCAGGCGTGGACGGGGTGCCAAAGGACTTCCAGGACGCTGCTGTCAAGGCTGACCCCGCCCCCTGCGCCGGCAATCGCCACGAAGGGAGGCCCAAGTCGCTGAACATCCCCACCTCCACCCGGCACAATGCGGAGGTGCAGCGGGGCTTCAAAGTGCGTGCCCGGACTCCCGAGGAGCGGCAGAAGTGGGCTCAGGAGCAG GTGTCCAGTAATGCAGAACAGCCCAGAAAACAGCAGCGATCAGATCTTAACGGTCCTGCTGAAAATAACAACATCCCAGAG CAAACAAAGAAGACGGCCTCTTTCCCTAGCTTTGTGGATG TTCCAGGGCCCTGTGAGCCAGAGGACCTTATTGATGGGATCATCTTTGCAGCCAATTACCTGGGCTCCACACAGCTCCTGTCCGAGAGAAACCCCTCCAAAAACATACGCATGATGCAGGCTCAGGAGGCCGTGAGTCGTGTCAAG AGCCCAGAAGGGGATGCCCAAACGCTGACTGAGGTGGACCTGTTCATCTCCACACAGAGGATAAAGGTGCTGAATGCAGACACACAG GAGACGATGATGGACAATGCCCTGCGGACCATCTCCTACATTGCAGACATCGGGAACATTGTGGTTCTGATGGCGCGACGCCGCATGCCGCGCTCCGCCTCGCAGGACTGCATCGAGACCACGCCCGGCACCCAGGAGGGGAAGAAGCAGTACAAGATGATCTGCCATGTCTTCGAGTCTGAGGAC GCACAACTTATCGCACAGTCTATTGGGCAGGCATTCAGTGTGGCCTACCAAGAGTTCCTGAGAGCCAATGGCATCAACCCCGAGGACCTCAGCCAGAAAGAATACAGCGACATCATTAATACTCAGGAGATGTACAATGATGACCTCATTCATTTCTCCAACTCAGAAAACTGTAAAGAG CTGCAGCTGGAGAAGGTAAAGGGGGAGATCCTTGGCGTGGTGATCGTGGAGTCTGGCTGGGGCTCCATCCTGCCCACCGTCATCCTTGCCAACATGATGAATGGGGGCCCGGCGGCACGCTCTGGCAAGCTGAGCATCGGGGACCAGATCATGTCCATCAATGGGACCAGCCTGGTGGGCCTCCCACTTGCCACCTGCCAGGGCATCATCAAG GGCCTGAAGAACCAGACGCAGGTGAAGCTAAACATCGTGAGCTGTCCTCCTGTCACCACCGTGCTCATCAAGCGGCCAGACCTCAAGTACCAGCTGGGCTTCAGTGTGCAGAATGGCATT ATCTGCAGCCTGATGAGGGGTGGCATCGCGGAACGCGGGGGGGTGCGAGTCGGCCACCGCATCATTGAGATCAACGGGCAGAGCGTGGTGGCCACGGCACATGAGAAGATAGTGCAGGCCCTGTCCAACTCAGTGGGCGAG ATCCATATGAAGACCATGCCGGCAGCGATGTTCAGACTGCTGACAGGACAGGAGACCCCCATGTACATCTAG
- the apba2b gene encoding amyloid-beta A4 precursor protein-binding family A member 2 isoform X3 gives MAHRKRQGTTSGMAEPRARPLPAAIPPLEPEEEPELEELREPGVQEGPGVVQHSFHIEDPELKDSRPPTPEPPDQDCQDQSGDGDSSSDYVNNTSEEEDYDEGLPEEDEGVTYYIRYCPEDDSYLEGMDCNDRDYIPHPEAPGDTDECQEAVEEWAESEGQCLSLEADRDDEQAYEEHLEQPLDDHAIPAASLQPPLLGEEEEEDVEEEEEDEDDEGEESEEYCPAEEPYPQDYYAPEANGNSVRASPYRTRKGGDGEGGEDQEEDIDQIVAEIKMSMSMGSLSSATDPSPEEPGVDGVPKDFQDAAVKADPAPCAGNRHEGRPKSLNIPTSTRHNAEVQRGFKVRARTPEERQKWAQEQVSSNAEQPRKQQRSDLNGPAENNNIPEQTKKTASFPSFVDVPGPCEPEDLIDGIIFAANYLGSTQLLSERNPSKNIRMMQAQEAVSRVKRVQKAAKIKRKGSPEGDAQTLTEVDLFISTQRIKVLNADTQETMMDNALRTISYIADIGNIVVLMARRRMPRSASQDCIETTPGTQEGKKQYKMICHVFESEDAQLIAQSIGQAFSVAYQEFLRANGINPEDLSQKEYSDIINTQEMYNDDLIHFSNSENCKELQLEKVKGEILGVVIVESGWGSILPTVILANMMNGGPAARSGKLSIGDQIMSINGTSLVGLPLATCQGIIKGLKNQTQVKLNIVSCPPVTTVLIKRPDLKYQLGFSVQNGIICSLMRGGIAERGGVRVGHRIIEINGQSVVATAHEKIVQALSNSVGEIHMKTMPAAMFRLLTGQETPMYI, from the exons ATGGCGCACAGAAAAAGGCAAGGGACAACCAGCGGCATGGCGGAGCCCAGAGCACGCCCTCTGCCTGCAGCCATCCCCCCCCTGGAGCCAGAGGAGGAACCTGAGCTGGAGGAGCTGAGGGAGCCGGGGGTCCAGGAGGGGCCGGGAGTGGTGCAGCACTCGTTTCACATCGAGGACCCTGAACTGAAGGACAGCCGCCCACCCACCCCCGAGCCCCCGGACCAGGACTGCCAGGACCAGAGTGGAGATGGTGACTCCAGCTCGGACTATGTGAACAACACATCAGAGGAGGAGGACTACGATGAGGGGCTGCCGGAGGAGGACGAAGGCGTCACCTACTACATCCGCTACTGCCCGGAGGATGACAGCTACCTGGAGGGCATGGACTGTAATGACAGGGACTACATCCCGCACCCTGAGGCTCCAGGTGACACAGACGAGTGCCAGGAGGCTGTGGAGGAGTGGGCTGAGTCCGAGGGGCAGTGTCTGTCCCTGGAGGCAGACAGGGATGATGAGCAGGCCTACGAGGAGCACCTGGAGCAGCCCCTGGATGACCATGCCATCCCTGCCGCCTCCCTGCAGCCTCCGCTcctgggagaggaagaggaggaggatgtagaagaggaggaggaagatgagGATGATGAAGGAGAGGAGAGCGAGGAGTACTGCCCTGCTGAGGAGCCGTACCCTCAGGACTATTACGCCCCAGAGGCCAATGGGAATTCGGTCAGGGCGTCCCCTTACCGGACCCGCAAGGGGGGCGATGGGGAGGGCGGTGAGGACCAGGAGGAGGACATTGACCAGATTGTGGCCGAAATCAAGATGAGCATGAGTATGGGCAGCCTGAGCAGCGCCACCGACCCGAGCCCCGAGGAGCCAGGCGTGGACGGGGTGCCAAAGGACTTCCAGGACGCTGCTGTCAAGGCTGACCCCGCCCCCTGCGCCGGCAATCGCCACGAAGGGAGGCCCAAGTCGCTGAACATCCCCACCTCCACCCGGCACAATGCGGAGGTGCAGCGGGGCTTCAAAGTGCGTGCCCGGACTCCCGAGGAGCGGCAGAAGTGGGCTCAGGAGCAG GTGTCCAGTAATGCAGAACAGCCCAGAAAACAGCAGCGATCAGATCTTAACGGTCCTGCTGAAAATAACAACATCCCAGAG CAAACAAAGAAGACGGCCTCTTTCCCTAGCTTTGTGGATG TTCCAGGGCCCTGTGAGCCAGAGGACCTTATTGATGGGATCATCTTTGCAGCCAATTACCTGGGCTCCACACAGCTCCTGTCCGAGAGAAACCCCTCCAAAAACATACGCATGATGCAGGCTCAGGAGGCCGTGAGTCGTGTCAAG AGGGTTCAGAAGGCTGCCAAAATCAAGAGAAAGGGG AGCCCAGAAGGGGATGCCCAAACGCTGACTGAGGTGGACCTGTTCATCTCCACACAGAGGATAAAGGTGCTGAATGCAGACACACAG GAGACGATGATGGACAATGCCCTGCGGACCATCTCCTACATTGCAGACATCGGGAACATTGTGGTTCTGATGGCGCGACGCCGCATGCCGCGCTCCGCCTCGCAGGACTGCATCGAGACCACGCCCGGCACCCAGGAGGGGAAGAAGCAGTACAAGATGATCTGCCATGTCTTCGAGTCTGAGGAC GCACAACTTATCGCACAGTCTATTGGGCAGGCATTCAGTGTGGCCTACCAAGAGTTCCTGAGAGCCAATGGCATCAACCCCGAGGACCTCAGCCAGAAAGAATACAGCGACATCATTAATACTCAGGAGATGTACAATGATGACCTCATTCATTTCTCCAACTCAGAAAACTGTAAAGAG CTGCAGCTGGAGAAGGTAAAGGGGGAGATCCTTGGCGTGGTGATCGTGGAGTCTGGCTGGGGCTCCATCCTGCCCACCGTCATCCTTGCCAACATGATGAATGGGGGCCCGGCGGCACGCTCTGGCAAGCTGAGCATCGGGGACCAGATCATGTCCATCAATGGGACCAGCCTGGTGGGCCTCCCACTTGCCACCTGCCAGGGCATCATCAAG GGCCTGAAGAACCAGACGCAGGTGAAGCTAAACATCGTGAGCTGTCCTCCTGTCACCACCGTGCTCATCAAGCGGCCAGACCTCAAGTACCAGCTGGGCTTCAGTGTGCAGAATGGCATT ATCTGCAGCCTGATGAGGGGTGGCATCGCGGAACGCGGGGGGGTGCGAGTCGGCCACCGCATCATTGAGATCAACGGGCAGAGCGTGGTGGCCACGGCACATGAGAAGATAGTGCAGGCCCTGTCCAACTCAGTGGGCGAG ATCCATATGAAGACCATGCCGGCAGCGATGTTCAGACTGCTGACAGGACAGGAGACCCCCATGTACATCTAG
- the apba2b gene encoding amyloid-beta A4 precursor protein-binding family A member 2 isoform X2: MAHRKRQGTTSGMAEPRARPLPAAIPPLEPEEEPELEELREPGVQEGPGVVQHSFHIEDPELKDSRPPTPEPPDQDCQDQSGDGDSSSDYVNNTSEEEDYDEGLPEEDEGVTYYIRYCPEDDSYLEGMDCNDRDYIPHPEAPGDTDECQEAVEEWAESEGQCLSLEADRDDEQAYEEHLEQPLDDHAIPAASLQPPLLGEEEEEDVEEEEEDEDDEGEESEEYCPAEEPYPQDYYAPEANGNSVRASPYRTRKGGDGEGGEDQEEDIDQIVAEIKMSMSMGSLSSATDPSPEEPGVDGVPKDFQDAAVKADPAPCAGNRHEGRPKSLNIPTSTRHNAEVQRGFKVRARTPEERQKWAQEQVSSNAEQPRKQQRSDLNGPAENNNIPEQTKKTASFPSFVDDNSIVGEWLGTDLHPGLPPPLSSSLTTRTHSLHLEIPGPCEPEDLIDGIIFAANYLGSTQLLSERNPSKNIRMMQAQEAVSRVKSPEGDAQTLTEVDLFISTQRIKVLNADTQETMMDNALRTISYIADIGNIVVLMARRRMPRSASQDCIETTPGTQEGKKQYKMICHVFESEDAQLIAQSIGQAFSVAYQEFLRANGINPEDLSQKEYSDIINTQEMYNDDLIHFSNSENCKELQLEKVKGEILGVVIVESGWGSILPTVILANMMNGGPAARSGKLSIGDQIMSINGTSLVGLPLATCQGIIKGLKNQTQVKLNIVSCPPVTTVLIKRPDLKYQLGFSVQNGIICSLMRGGIAERGGVRVGHRIIEINGQSVVATAHEKIVQALSNSVGEIHMKTMPAAMFRLLTGQETPMYI, encoded by the exons ATGGCGCACAGAAAAAGGCAAGGGACAACCAGCGGCATGGCGGAGCCCAGAGCACGCCCTCTGCCTGCAGCCATCCCCCCCCTGGAGCCAGAGGAGGAACCTGAGCTGGAGGAGCTGAGGGAGCCGGGGGTCCAGGAGGGGCCGGGAGTGGTGCAGCACTCGTTTCACATCGAGGACCCTGAACTGAAGGACAGCCGCCCACCCACCCCCGAGCCCCCGGACCAGGACTGCCAGGACCAGAGTGGAGATGGTGACTCCAGCTCGGACTATGTGAACAACACATCAGAGGAGGAGGACTACGATGAGGGGCTGCCGGAGGAGGACGAAGGCGTCACCTACTACATCCGCTACTGCCCGGAGGATGACAGCTACCTGGAGGGCATGGACTGTAATGACAGGGACTACATCCCGCACCCTGAGGCTCCAGGTGACACAGACGAGTGCCAGGAGGCTGTGGAGGAGTGGGCTGAGTCCGAGGGGCAGTGTCTGTCCCTGGAGGCAGACAGGGATGATGAGCAGGCCTACGAGGAGCACCTGGAGCAGCCCCTGGATGACCATGCCATCCCTGCCGCCTCCCTGCAGCCTCCGCTcctgggagaggaagaggaggaggatgtagaagaggaggaggaagatgagGATGATGAAGGAGAGGAGAGCGAGGAGTACTGCCCTGCTGAGGAGCCGTACCCTCAGGACTATTACGCCCCAGAGGCCAATGGGAATTCGGTCAGGGCGTCCCCTTACCGGACCCGCAAGGGGGGCGATGGGGAGGGCGGTGAGGACCAGGAGGAGGACATTGACCAGATTGTGGCCGAAATCAAGATGAGCATGAGTATGGGCAGCCTGAGCAGCGCCACCGACCCGAGCCCCGAGGAGCCAGGCGTGGACGGGGTGCCAAAGGACTTCCAGGACGCTGCTGTCAAGGCTGACCCCGCCCCCTGCGCCGGCAATCGCCACGAAGGGAGGCCCAAGTCGCTGAACATCCCCACCTCCACCCGGCACAATGCGGAGGTGCAGCGGGGCTTCAAAGTGCGTGCCCGGACTCCCGAGGAGCGGCAGAAGTGGGCTCAGGAGCAG GTGTCCAGTAATGCAGAACAGCCCAGAAAACAGCAGCGATCAGATCTTAACGGTCCTGCTGAAAATAACAACATCCCAGAG CAAACAAAGAAGACGGCCTCTTTCCCTAGCTTTGTGGATG ATAACAGTATAGTAGGTGAGTGGCTGGGCACGGACCTGCACCCAGGGCTTCCTCCTCCCCTGTCCTCATCTCTGACCACCCGAACACACAGCCTCCATTTGGAAA TTCCAGGGCCCTGTGAGCCAGAGGACCTTATTGATGGGATCATCTTTGCAGCCAATTACCTGGGCTCCACACAGCTCCTGTCCGAGAGAAACCCCTCCAAAAACATACGCATGATGCAGGCTCAGGAGGCCGTGAGTCGTGTCAAG AGCCCAGAAGGGGATGCCCAAACGCTGACTGAGGTGGACCTGTTCATCTCCACACAGAGGATAAAGGTGCTGAATGCAGACACACAG GAGACGATGATGGACAATGCCCTGCGGACCATCTCCTACATTGCAGACATCGGGAACATTGTGGTTCTGATGGCGCGACGCCGCATGCCGCGCTCCGCCTCGCAGGACTGCATCGAGACCACGCCCGGCACCCAGGAGGGGAAGAAGCAGTACAAGATGATCTGCCATGTCTTCGAGTCTGAGGAC GCACAACTTATCGCACAGTCTATTGGGCAGGCATTCAGTGTGGCCTACCAAGAGTTCCTGAGAGCCAATGGCATCAACCCCGAGGACCTCAGCCAGAAAGAATACAGCGACATCATTAATACTCAGGAGATGTACAATGATGACCTCATTCATTTCTCCAACTCAGAAAACTGTAAAGAG CTGCAGCTGGAGAAGGTAAAGGGGGAGATCCTTGGCGTGGTGATCGTGGAGTCTGGCTGGGGCTCCATCCTGCCCACCGTCATCCTTGCCAACATGATGAATGGGGGCCCGGCGGCACGCTCTGGCAAGCTGAGCATCGGGGACCAGATCATGTCCATCAATGGGACCAGCCTGGTGGGCCTCCCACTTGCCACCTGCCAGGGCATCATCAAG GGCCTGAAGAACCAGACGCAGGTGAAGCTAAACATCGTGAGCTGTCCTCCTGTCACCACCGTGCTCATCAAGCGGCCAGACCTCAAGTACCAGCTGGGCTTCAGTGTGCAGAATGGCATT ATCTGCAGCCTGATGAGGGGTGGCATCGCGGAACGCGGGGGGGTGCGAGTCGGCCACCGCATCATTGAGATCAACGGGCAGAGCGTGGTGGCCACGGCACATGAGAAGATAGTGCAGGCCCTGTCCAACTCAGTGGGCGAG ATCCATATGAAGACCATGCCGGCAGCGATGTTCAGACTGCTGACAGGACAGGAGACCCCCATGTACATCTAG
- the apba2b gene encoding amyloid-beta A4 precursor protein-binding family A member 2 isoform X1 has translation MAHRKRQGTTSGMAEPRARPLPAAIPPLEPEEEPELEELREPGVQEGPGVVQHSFHIEDPELKDSRPPTPEPPDQDCQDQSGDGDSSSDYVNNTSEEEDYDEGLPEEDEGVTYYIRYCPEDDSYLEGMDCNDRDYIPHPEAPGDTDECQEAVEEWAESEGQCLSLEADRDDEQAYEEHLEQPLDDHAIPAASLQPPLLGEEEEEDVEEEEEDEDDEGEESEEYCPAEEPYPQDYYAPEANGNSVRASPYRTRKGGDGEGGEDQEEDIDQIVAEIKMSMSMGSLSSATDPSPEEPGVDGVPKDFQDAAVKADPAPCAGNRHEGRPKSLNIPTSTRHNAEVQRGFKVRARTPEERQKWAQEQVSSNAEQPRKQQRSDLNGPAENNNIPEQTKKTASFPSFVDDNSIVGEWLGTDLHPGLPPPLSSSLTTRTHSLHLEIPGPCEPEDLIDGIIFAANYLGSTQLLSERNPSKNIRMMQAQEAVSRVKRVQKAAKIKRKGSPEGDAQTLTEVDLFISTQRIKVLNADTQETMMDNALRTISYIADIGNIVVLMARRRMPRSASQDCIETTPGTQEGKKQYKMICHVFESEDAQLIAQSIGQAFSVAYQEFLRANGINPEDLSQKEYSDIINTQEMYNDDLIHFSNSENCKELQLEKVKGEILGVVIVESGWGSILPTVILANMMNGGPAARSGKLSIGDQIMSINGTSLVGLPLATCQGIIKGLKNQTQVKLNIVSCPPVTTVLIKRPDLKYQLGFSVQNGIICSLMRGGIAERGGVRVGHRIIEINGQSVVATAHEKIVQALSNSVGEIHMKTMPAAMFRLLTGQETPMYI, from the exons ATGGCGCACAGAAAAAGGCAAGGGACAACCAGCGGCATGGCGGAGCCCAGAGCACGCCCTCTGCCTGCAGCCATCCCCCCCCTGGAGCCAGAGGAGGAACCTGAGCTGGAGGAGCTGAGGGAGCCGGGGGTCCAGGAGGGGCCGGGAGTGGTGCAGCACTCGTTTCACATCGAGGACCCTGAACTGAAGGACAGCCGCCCACCCACCCCCGAGCCCCCGGACCAGGACTGCCAGGACCAGAGTGGAGATGGTGACTCCAGCTCGGACTATGTGAACAACACATCAGAGGAGGAGGACTACGATGAGGGGCTGCCGGAGGAGGACGAAGGCGTCACCTACTACATCCGCTACTGCCCGGAGGATGACAGCTACCTGGAGGGCATGGACTGTAATGACAGGGACTACATCCCGCACCCTGAGGCTCCAGGTGACACAGACGAGTGCCAGGAGGCTGTGGAGGAGTGGGCTGAGTCCGAGGGGCAGTGTCTGTCCCTGGAGGCAGACAGGGATGATGAGCAGGCCTACGAGGAGCACCTGGAGCAGCCCCTGGATGACCATGCCATCCCTGCCGCCTCCCTGCAGCCTCCGCTcctgggagaggaagaggaggaggatgtagaagaggaggaggaagatgagGATGATGAAGGAGAGGAGAGCGAGGAGTACTGCCCTGCTGAGGAGCCGTACCCTCAGGACTATTACGCCCCAGAGGCCAATGGGAATTCGGTCAGGGCGTCCCCTTACCGGACCCGCAAGGGGGGCGATGGGGAGGGCGGTGAGGACCAGGAGGAGGACATTGACCAGATTGTGGCCGAAATCAAGATGAGCATGAGTATGGGCAGCCTGAGCAGCGCCACCGACCCGAGCCCCGAGGAGCCAGGCGTGGACGGGGTGCCAAAGGACTTCCAGGACGCTGCTGTCAAGGCTGACCCCGCCCCCTGCGCCGGCAATCGCCACGAAGGGAGGCCCAAGTCGCTGAACATCCCCACCTCCACCCGGCACAATGCGGAGGTGCAGCGGGGCTTCAAAGTGCGTGCCCGGACTCCCGAGGAGCGGCAGAAGTGGGCTCAGGAGCAG GTGTCCAGTAATGCAGAACAGCCCAGAAAACAGCAGCGATCAGATCTTAACGGTCCTGCTGAAAATAACAACATCCCAGAG CAAACAAAGAAGACGGCCTCTTTCCCTAGCTTTGTGGATG ATAACAGTATAGTAGGTGAGTGGCTGGGCACGGACCTGCACCCAGGGCTTCCTCCTCCCCTGTCCTCATCTCTGACCACCCGAACACACAGCCTCCATTTGGAAA TTCCAGGGCCCTGTGAGCCAGAGGACCTTATTGATGGGATCATCTTTGCAGCCAATTACCTGGGCTCCACACAGCTCCTGTCCGAGAGAAACCCCTCCAAAAACATACGCATGATGCAGGCTCAGGAGGCCGTGAGTCGTGTCAAG AGGGTTCAGAAGGCTGCCAAAATCAAGAGAAAGGGG AGCCCAGAAGGGGATGCCCAAACGCTGACTGAGGTGGACCTGTTCATCTCCACACAGAGGATAAAGGTGCTGAATGCAGACACACAG GAGACGATGATGGACAATGCCCTGCGGACCATCTCCTACATTGCAGACATCGGGAACATTGTGGTTCTGATGGCGCGACGCCGCATGCCGCGCTCCGCCTCGCAGGACTGCATCGAGACCACGCCCGGCACCCAGGAGGGGAAGAAGCAGTACAAGATGATCTGCCATGTCTTCGAGTCTGAGGAC GCACAACTTATCGCACAGTCTATTGGGCAGGCATTCAGTGTGGCCTACCAAGAGTTCCTGAGAGCCAATGGCATCAACCCCGAGGACCTCAGCCAGAAAGAATACAGCGACATCATTAATACTCAGGAGATGTACAATGATGACCTCATTCATTTCTCCAACTCAGAAAACTGTAAAGAG CTGCAGCTGGAGAAGGTAAAGGGGGAGATCCTTGGCGTGGTGATCGTGGAGTCTGGCTGGGGCTCCATCCTGCCCACCGTCATCCTTGCCAACATGATGAATGGGGGCCCGGCGGCACGCTCTGGCAAGCTGAGCATCGGGGACCAGATCATGTCCATCAATGGGACCAGCCTGGTGGGCCTCCCACTTGCCACCTGCCAGGGCATCATCAAG GGCCTGAAGAACCAGACGCAGGTGAAGCTAAACATCGTGAGCTGTCCTCCTGTCACCACCGTGCTCATCAAGCGGCCAGACCTCAAGTACCAGCTGGGCTTCAGTGTGCAGAATGGCATT ATCTGCAGCCTGATGAGGGGTGGCATCGCGGAACGCGGGGGGGTGCGAGTCGGCCACCGCATCATTGAGATCAACGGGCAGAGCGTGGTGGCCACGGCACATGAGAAGATAGTGCAGGCCCTGTCCAACTCAGTGGGCGAG ATCCATATGAAGACCATGCCGGCAGCGATGTTCAGACTGCTGACAGGACAGGAGACCCCCATGTACATCTAG